The following are encoded together in the Girardinichthys multiradiatus isolate DD_20200921_A chromosome X, DD_fGirMul_XY1, whole genome shotgun sequence genome:
- the LOC124863597 gene encoding GTPase IMAP family member 4-like isoform X2, protein MSSENTASHEVSPKSLISKTDPLGIVLLGRTGTGRSSSGNMILGRPAFWVELSPSSKTTRCRRQTGIVGSRSVSVIDTPGFFHTDLSPQDVMAEVGQSVSLYSPGPHVFLVTLQLGRYTQEEREALEWMKAMFGPEVSRFTMVLFTWGDQLQGKCVESFLEESPELSEFVSSCHGGYHVFDNSRQEEMSGHSEQVMQLLKKIDEIVSNNQGDCYSNVMYKEAESAIRETRERMLEERGHKLQEAEGEQNTADMERTRKEEEEARKRAERLFWCELMAALGRGAAEGAGIMGKDKSKQVKKAKVVEKAMGLAVSPFFMKSAAKVLEGAVKEGSKLPSPAWPVDQKIWECILLDNHEG, encoded by the coding sequence TCAGCCCAAAATCCCTCATTTCAAAGACTGATCCTTTGGGGATTGTTCTGCTGGGCAGGACTGGGACAGGCAGAAGCTCCTCCGGAAACATGATCCTGGGTAGACCAGCCTTCTGGGTCGAGTTGTCCCCCTCCTCTAAAACCACAAGGTGCAGGAGACAGACCGGGATAGTAGGCAGTCGAAGTGTCTCAGTAATCGACACCCCGGGGTTCTTCCATACAGACCTGTCCCCACAGGATGTCATGGCAGAGGTGGGTCAGAGTGTCAGCTTGTACTCTCCTGGACCCCATGTGTTTTTGGTGACCCTACAGCTTGGCAGGTACACGCAGGAGGAGAGAGAGGCCTTGGAGTGGATGAAGGCGATGTTTGGGCCAGAGGTATCCAGGTTTACCATGGTCCTGTTCACCTGGGGGGACCAGCTGCAAGGCAAATGTGTCGAGTCCTTCCTGGAAGAGAGTCCAGAACTGTCTGAGTTTGTCAGCAGCTGCCATGGGGGGTATCATGTCTTTGACAACAGCAGGCAGGAAGAAATGTCAGGGCACTCCGAGCAAGTCATGCAACTTCTGAAGAAGATTGACGAGATTGTTTCAAACAACCAAGGCGACTGCTACAGCAATGTGATGTACAAGGAGGCTGAAAGTGCCATAAGGGAGACACGGGAGAGGATGCTGGAGGAAAGAGGACACAAACTTCAGGAGGCAGAAGGAGagcagaacacagcagacatggaGAGAACAaggaaggaggaagaagaggccAGGAAGAGAGCTGAGAGGCTTTTTTGGTGCGAGCTCATGGCTGCACTGGGCAGAGGCGCTGCGGAGGGGGCGGGCATCATGGGCAAGGATAAAAGCAAACAAGTTAAGAAGGCGAAAGTGGTGGAAAAGGCGATGGGTCTGGCGGTTTCACCTTTCTTCATGAAATCAGCTGCAAAAGTGCTGGAAGGAGCAGTGAAAGAAGGAAGCAAG